The Acinonyx jubatus isolate Ajub_Pintada_27869175 chromosome E3, VMU_Ajub_asm_v1.0, whole genome shotgun sequence genome has a window encoding:
- the ZNF713 gene encoding zinc finger protein 713 isoform X3 — MLENYRNLVALGHQLYKPEVISQLEQEEQWMMERGSSGDIRAGGENRPDIRKSIPNQNISDENQNHDMIMERLTGDSFWYSILGGLWDFDYQLEFNQENQQRHLAQVSFTHKKITQERSLDCNRFGENYNVNSNLIMHQRIPSIKIPLNSDTQGNSIKHNSDLIYYQRDYVRKNPYEYNECGKFFNQHILLTNHIHTEEKPSECGKAFSHNSSLTQPQIVLTGEKPYKCDECGKRFSQRIHLIQHQRIHTGEKPFICNECGKAFRQHSSFTQHLRIHTGEKPYKCNQCGKAFSRITSLTEHHRLHTGEKPYECSFCGKAFSQRTHLNQHERTHTGEKPYKCNECEKAFSQSAHLNQHRKIHTREKLCEYNKCEKTLSSSPSLTQQHITHRGEII, encoded by the exons atgctggagaactacaGGAATCTGGTCGCACTGG GGCATCAACTTTATAAGCCAGAGGTGATCTCTCAGTTGGAGCAGGAGGAGCAATGGATGATGGAAAGAGGCAGCTCAGGGGACATTCGTGCAG GTGGAGAGAATAGACCTGATATCAGAAAATCAATTCCAAACCagaatatttctgatgaaaatcaaaaccatgacaTGATAATGGAGAGACTAACAGGAGACAGTTTCTGGTACTCCATCTTAGGAGGACTCTGGGATTTTGATTACCAATTAGAGTTTAACCAAGAAAATCAGCAGAGACATTTAGCACAAGTATCTTTCACCCACAAAAAGatcacacaggagagaagcctTGACTGTAATAGATTTGGAGAAAACTATAATGTAAACTCAAACCTTATTATGCATCAGAGAATTCCTTCAATTAAAATACCCCTTAATTCTGACACACAAGGAAATAGCATCAAACATAATTCAGACTTGATTTACTATCAGAGAGACTATGTAAGAAAGAATCCTTATGAATATAATGAATGTGGAAAATTCTTCAATCAACATATTCTTCTTACTAATCATATTCATACTGAAGAGAAACccagtgaatgtgggaaagccttcagccaCAACTCATCTCTTACTCAACCTCAGATAGTCCTTACAGGAGAGAAGCCCTATAAGTGTGATGAATGTGGGAAAAGATTCAGCCAGAGGATTCATCTTATTCAACATCAGCgaattcacacaggagaaaaACCTTTTATatgcaatgaatgtgggaaagccttccgTCAACATTCATCCTTTACTCAACATctgagaattcatactggagagaagcccTACAAATGTAATCAATGTGGTAAAGCCTTTAGCCGTATCACATCCCTTACTGAACATCATAGACTTCATACcggagagaaaccttatgaatgtagtttctgtgggaaagccttcagccaGAGGACGCATCTTAATCAGCATGAGAGAactcatacaggagagaaaccctataaatgtaatgaatgtgagAAAGCCTTCAGCCAGAGTGCACATCTTAATCAACATAGGAAGATCCATACTCGGGAGAAATTGTGTGAATATAATAAATGTGAGAAAACCTTAAGTTCTAGTCCTTCTCTTACCCAGCAGCATATAACTCACAGGGGGGAaatcatatga
- the ZNF713 gene encoding zinc finger protein 713 isoform X2, with translation MPSQNVILSQRGNMEEKEMNDESQIVRSQESLTFQDVAVDFTREEWDQLYPAQKNLYRDVMLENYRNLVALGHQLYKPEVISQLEQEEQWMMERGSSGDIRAGGENRPDIRKSIPNQNISDENQNHDMIMERLTGDSFWYSILGGLWDFDYQLEFNQENQQRHLAQVSFTHKKITQERSLDCNRFGENYNVNSNLIMHQRIPSIKIPLNSDTQGNSIKHNSDLIYYQRDYVRKNPYEYNECGKFFNQHILLTNHIHTEEKPSECGKAFSHNSSLTQPQIVLTGEKPYKCDECGKRFSQRIHLIQHQRIHTGEKPFICNECGKAFRQHSSFTQHLRIHTGEKPYKCNQCGKAFSRITSLTEHHRLHTGEKPYECSFCGKAFSQRTHLNQHERTHTGEKPYKCNECEKAFSQSAHLNQHRKIHTREKLCEYNKCEKTLSSSPSLTQQHITHRGEII, from the exons GAATCACTGACGTTCCAGGATGTGGCTGTGGACTTCACACGAGAGGAGTGGGACCAGCTCTACCCTGCTCAGAAGAATCTTTACCGagatgtgatgctggagaactacaGGAATCTGGTCGCACTGG GGCATCAACTTTATAAGCCAGAGGTGATCTCTCAGTTGGAGCAGGAGGAGCAATGGATGATGGAAAGAGGCAGCTCAGGGGACATTCGTGCAG GTGGAGAGAATAGACCTGATATCAGAAAATCAATTCCAAACCagaatatttctgatgaaaatcaaaaccatgacaTGATAATGGAGAGACTAACAGGAGACAGTTTCTGGTACTCCATCTTAGGAGGACTCTGGGATTTTGATTACCAATTAGAGTTTAACCAAGAAAATCAGCAGAGACATTTAGCACAAGTATCTTTCACCCACAAAAAGatcacacaggagagaagcctTGACTGTAATAGATTTGGAGAAAACTATAATGTAAACTCAAACCTTATTATGCATCAGAGAATTCCTTCAATTAAAATACCCCTTAATTCTGACACACAAGGAAATAGCATCAAACATAATTCAGACTTGATTTACTATCAGAGAGACTATGTAAGAAAGAATCCTTATGAATATAATGAATGTGGAAAATTCTTCAATCAACATATTCTTCTTACTAATCATATTCATACTGAAGAGAAACccagtgaatgtgggaaagccttcagccaCAACTCATCTCTTACTCAACCTCAGATAGTCCTTACAGGAGAGAAGCCCTATAAGTGTGATGAATGTGGGAAAAGATTCAGCCAGAGGATTCATCTTATTCAACATCAGCgaattcacacaggagaaaaACCTTTTATatgcaatgaatgtgggaaagccttccgTCAACATTCATCCTTTACTCAACATctgagaattcatactggagagaagcccTACAAATGTAATCAATGTGGTAAAGCCTTTAGCCGTATCACATCCCTTACTGAACATCATAGACTTCATACcggagagaaaccttatgaatgtagtttctgtgggaaagccttcagccaGAGGACGCATCTTAATCAGCATGAGAGAactcatacaggagagaaaccctataaatgtaatgaatgtgagAAAGCCTTCAGCCAGAGTGCACATCTTAATCAACATAGGAAGATCCATACTCGGGAGAAATTGTGTGAATATAATAAATGTGAGAAAACCTTAAGTTCTAGTCCTTCTCTTACCCAGCAGCATATAACTCACAGGGGGGAaatcatatga